Proteins encoded by one window of Manis pentadactyla isolate mManPen7 chromosome X, mManPen7.hap1, whole genome shotgun sequence:
- the HPRT1 gene encoding hypoxanthine-guanine phosphoribosyltransferase isoform X1, whose translation MATCSPSVVISDDEPGYDLDLFCIPNHYAEVLEKVFIPHGLIMDRTERLARDVMKEMGGHHIVALCVLKGGYKFFADLLDYIKALNRNSDRSIPMTVDFIRLKSYCVGYVSTKKEEINLKTLGQTGIWRYVYWWSSSVFTCLEFSCLYPATTAFGSQNDQSTGEIKVIGGDDLSTLTGKNVLIVEDIIDTGKTMQTLLSLVKQHNPKMVKVASLLVKRTPRSVGYRPDFVGFEIPDKFVVGYALDYNEYFRDLNHVCVISETGKAKYKA comes from the exons ATGGCGACCTGCAGCCCCAGCGTCGTG attagtGATGATGAACCAGGTTATGACCTAGATTTATTTTGTATACCTAATCATTATGCTGAGGTTTTGGAAAAGGTGTTTATTCCTCATGGACTAATTATGGACAG AACCGAACGGCTTGCTCGAGATGTAATGAAGGAGATGGGAGGCCATCACATTGTAGCTCTCTGCGTGCTCAAGGGGGGCTATAAGTTCTTTGCTGACCTGCTGGATTACATCAAAGCACTGAACAGAAATAGTGATAGATCTATTCCTATGACTGTAGATTTTATCAGACTGAAGAGCTACTGT GTTGGCTATGTTTCTacaaaaaaagaagagattaACCTAAAAACCTTGGGGCAAACAGGAATATGGAGATATGTGTACTGGTGGAGCAGCAGTGTCTTTACATGCTTGGAGTTTTCTTGTCTCTACCCTGCCACCACAGCCTTTGGATCACAG aatGATCAGTCAACAGGGGAAATAAAAGTTATTGGTGGAGATGATCTCTCAACTCTGACTGGAAAG aatGTCTTGATTGTTGAA gatataatTGACACTGGCAAAACAATGCAAACTTTGCTATCCTTGGTCAAGCAGCATAATCCAAAGATGGTCAAGGTTGCAAG CTTGCTGGTAAAGAGGACTCCTCGAAGTGTTGGCTATAGACCAGACT TTGTTGGATTTGAAATTCCAGACAAGTTTGTTGTAGGATATGCCCTTGACTATAATGAATACTTCAGGGATTTGAAT CACGTTTGTGTCATTAGTGAAACTGGAAAAGCAAAATACAAAGCCTAA
- the HPRT1 gene encoding hypoxanthine-guanine phosphoribosyltransferase isoform X2, whose amino-acid sequence MATCSPSVVISDDEPGYDLDLFCIPNHYAEVLEKVFIPHGLIMDRTERLARDVMKEMGGHHIVALCVLKGGYKFFADLLDYIKALNRNSDRSIPMTVDFIRLKSYCNDQSTGEIKVIGGDDLSTLTGKNVLIVEDIIDTGKTMQTLLSLVKQHNPKMVKVASLLVKRTPRSVGYRPDFVGFEIPDKFVVGYALDYNEYFRDLNHVCVISETGKAKYKA is encoded by the exons ATGGCGACCTGCAGCCCCAGCGTCGTG attagtGATGATGAACCAGGTTATGACCTAGATTTATTTTGTATACCTAATCATTATGCTGAGGTTTTGGAAAAGGTGTTTATTCCTCATGGACTAATTATGGACAG AACCGAACGGCTTGCTCGAGATGTAATGAAGGAGATGGGAGGCCATCACATTGTAGCTCTCTGCGTGCTCAAGGGGGGCTATAAGTTCTTTGCTGACCTGCTGGATTACATCAAAGCACTGAACAGAAATAGTGATAGATCTATTCCTATGACTGTAGATTTTATCAGACTGAAGAGCTACTGT aatGATCAGTCAACAGGGGAAATAAAAGTTATTGGTGGAGATGATCTCTCAACTCTGACTGGAAAG aatGTCTTGATTGTTGAA gatataatTGACACTGGCAAAACAATGCAAACTTTGCTATCCTTGGTCAAGCAGCATAATCCAAAGATGGTCAAGGTTGCAAG CTTGCTGGTAAAGAGGACTCCTCGAAGTGTTGGCTATAGACCAGACT TTGTTGGATTTGAAATTCCAGACAAGTTTGTTGTAGGATATGCCCTTGACTATAATGAATACTTCAGGGATTTGAAT CACGTTTGTGTCATTAGTGAAACTGGAAAAGCAAAATACAAAGCCTAA